One window of Gloeothece citriformis PCC 7424 genomic DNA carries:
- a CDS encoding PEP-CTERM sorting domain-containing protein codes for MNKQLLTAFSAVPLVAAGIVLNPVSAQAAQINPPTNREFDFSDVYGISSIDGSRNGVRVKIVGNTVTFDFVPPSGNGTGGYDVDSVSGAFSEFGGRNGTIQDFTTPLLAPNTSVALNIDNFLTLGDGNFFDLTNLYAPTFNQQTLPTGVTSTTIRFIVDGTFQSSTGREYAGLGIFTANFVGLTTQQVLARAASRNGILTPYSATFEAVPEPMTMLGVGTALGFGALFKRKNAKKENKG; via the coding sequence ATGAACAAACAACTACTTACCGCTTTCAGTGCTGTACCCTTAGTAGCAGCAGGAATTGTACTTAACCCAGTATCTGCTCAAGCGGCTCAGATTAACCCTCCGACCAATAGGGAGTTTGATTTCTCAGATGTATATGGAATTAGCTCTATTGACGGCTCTAGAAATGGTGTAAGGGTTAAAATAGTCGGGAATACTGTTACTTTCGACTTTGTTCCTCCTTCAGGCAATGGTACTGGAGGCTACGACGTTGACTCAGTTAGTGGAGCTTTTAGTGAGTTCGGTGGAAGAAATGGAACGATTCAAGATTTTACCACTCCCTTACTTGCTCCTAACACCTCAGTCGCTCTTAACATTGATAACTTTTTAACTTTAGGTGATGGCAATTTCTTCGACTTGACGAACTTGTATGCTCCTACTTTTAATCAACAAACACTGCCTACTGGAGTAACCTCTACTACAATTCGTTTTATTGTAGATGGAACATTCCAATCCTCAACCGGCAGAGAGTACGCTGGTCTTGGTATATTCACAGCTAATTTTGTTGGTTTAACTACACAGCAAGTTTTAGCTCGTGCTGCAAGTCGTAATGGAATTTTAACTCCCTACTCAGCTACTTTTGAAGCTGTTCCTGAACCCATGACCATGTTAGGAGTGGGAACTGCTTTAGGATTTGGTGCGTTATTCAAGCGCAAAAATGCTAAAAAAGAAAATAAAGGCTAA